Proteins encoded by one window of Candidatus Nitrosocosmicus hydrocola:
- a CDS encoding 5' nucleotidase, NT5C type — protein MVADKTIALDLDSVLADVMQIWLEEYNAIFHTDFKKNDISDWHIYNVLPISKEEISNLFINVWKNRWQDIPPTSNDIADVINQLINRGFRISIITKRERVTMPFVSYWLDLYKISFSDIVFIFDDASKTHFPFFLLVDDSPINAKEILSPKKIILFDQPWNRSLASYTRIDKLSQLINLL, from the coding sequence ATGGTCGCTGATAAAACTATAGCTTTAGATCTAGATTCCGTTTTAGCTGATGTAATGCAAATCTGGTTGGAAGAATATAATGCGATATTCCATACGGATTTTAAGAAAAATGATATTTCTGATTGGCACATTTATAATGTATTACCTATAAGTAAAGAAGAAATTTCAAATTTATTCATAAATGTTTGGAAAAATCGATGGCAAGATATTCCACCAACTAGTAATGATATTGCTGATGTAATTAATCAACTAATTAATCGAGGATTCAGAATTTCTATTATCACAAAAAGAGAACGAGTTACTATGCCTTTCGTGTCTTATTGGCTAGATCTTTACAAAATTTCGTTTAGTGATATAGTTTTTATTTTTGATGACGCATCAAAGACCCACTTTCCATTCTTCCTTTTAGTGGATGATTCTCCTATCAATGCTAAGGAAATTCTTTCCCCTAAGAAAATAATCCTTTTTGATCAACCCTGGAATAGATCGCTGGCATCGTATACTAGAATTGACAAATTAAGCCAATTAATTAATCTATTATGA